One window from the genome of Pyrobaculum ferrireducens encodes:
- a CDS encoding phosphoribosylformylglycinamidine synthase subunit PurS, producing MRYAVYINVAYKPSLRDPEGETISRDLLARLGFGVEVRSGKCLVLYIEAESPEAAREAALKIAREARLGNPNVHVIEVVRVEEG from the coding sequence ATGCGATATGCCGTGTATATAAACGTGGCGTATAAGCCCTCTCTGAGAGATCCAGAGGGCGAGACGATTTCCCGCGACCTCCTGGCCAGGCTGGGCTTCGGGGTGGAGGTGAGGTCTGGGAAGTGCCTCGTCTTGTACATAGAGGCGGAGTCGCCGGAGGCGGCCCGCGAAGCGGCTTTGAAGATCGCAAGAGAGGCGAGGCTGGGGAACCCCAACGTCCACGTTATTGAGGTGGTGAGGGTGGAGGAGGGATGA
- a CDS encoding AIR synthase-related protein, which translates to MRYRDAGVDLDKQRRLHQLAAGLLGGGVGSYVRWLGLGGVEVALHVDGVGTKTIWLAEAGRLEVAGWDCLAVNINDVVCDGFRAVAAVDYVAVAPGMEEAASAVLRGLGEAAGRAGMVILGGETAILPDLVKGVDVVCTVMAVREAAPRRPEPGDYVVGLESTGPHANGYSLLRRLFKLDEHICGGRAADVLLRPVALYDGVLTLMKEGLVKSAAHITGGGFAKLKRALHGLGAEVELGRVPCWAEEVLRRGVPREEAYRVFNMGVGMALVTDAPRDLVRRAEDLGYAARVIGRVKEGGPVAVDGVVF; encoded by the coding sequence GTGAGGTACAGAGACGCCGGCGTCGACCTAGACAAGCAGAGGAGGCTCCACCAGCTGGCCGCCGGCCTCCTCGGCGGCGGCGTGGGGTCTTACGTACGGTGGCTGGGGCTGGGCGGCGTGGAGGTGGCCCTACACGTAGACGGCGTGGGGACAAAGACGATTTGGCTGGCGGAGGCGGGGAGGCTGGAGGTGGCCGGGTGGGACTGCCTAGCGGTAAATATAAACGACGTTGTATGCGACGGCTTTAGGGCGGTGGCCGCCGTGGACTACGTCGCGGTGGCCCCCGGCATGGAGGAGGCGGCCTCCGCGGTGCTGAGAGGCCTCGGAGAGGCGGCGGGGCGTGCCGGCATGGTTATCCTCGGCGGGGAGACCGCCATACTGCCCGACCTTGTAAAGGGCGTCGACGTGGTGTGCACAGTCATGGCGGTGAGGGAGGCGGCGCCGAGGCGCCCCGAGCCGGGGGACTACGTAGTGGGGCTGGAGTCCACGGGGCCCCACGCCAACGGGTACAGCCTACTGCGGAGGCTGTTTAAGCTGGATGAGCACATCTGCGGAGGCCGCGCCGCCGACGTCCTGCTACGGCCTGTGGCTCTCTACGACGGCGTCTTGACGCTGATGAAGGAGGGGCTTGTCAAGTCCGCGGCTCATATAACGGGGGGCGGCTTCGCCAAGCTGAAGAGGGCCCTCCACGGCCTGGGCGCCGAGGTGGAGCTGGGGCGCGTCCCCTGCTGGGCTGAGGAGGTGCTGAGACGCGGCGTGCCCCGGGAGGAGGCCTACAGGGTATTCAACATGGGGGTGGGGATGGCACTCGTAACGGACGCACCCCGCGACTTGGTGCGCCGCGCGGAGGATCTGGGCTATGCGGCGCGGGTCATAGGCAGAGTCAAGGAGGGCGGCCCCGTGGCGGTGGACGGGGTTGTGTTTTAA
- the purN gene encoding phosphoribosylglycinamide formyltransferase, whose protein sequence is MRLGVLASWRGTNFKAILDHVQLGVLRGVEPVVLIYSDENAPVREIARKYGVEAHFVKHKGVPRPEREAAMAELLRRHGVDVVALAGYDYILSYGFISQFKLVLNIHPSLLPFAGGKGMYGMRVHMEVYRAGVRVTGPTVHVVDESVDGGPVVDQWPVYIGDVYSLPLSRDEKIQIIADRVLIFEHRLYSRVLQAVADGLLELYEETVKVPVVVEEGGRLRVEEAEHRVKRAVLRVWDGWLREWHERQRIYVEYQLKEWEGKALDLVLPPWLRG, encoded by the coding sequence GTGAGGCTGGGTGTTCTGGCGTCGTGGAGGGGGACTAACTTCAAGGCAATCCTCGACCACGTACAGCTCGGCGTGTTGCGGGGGGTGGAGCCTGTGGTGCTGATCTACAGCGACGAGAACGCCCCCGTTAGAGAAATAGCGAGGAAATACGGGGTCGAGGCCCACTTCGTCAAGCACAAGGGGGTTCCCCGGCCGGAGAGGGAGGCGGCTATGGCGGAGTTGCTGAGGCGCCACGGCGTAGACGTGGTGGCGCTGGCGGGGTACGACTACATACTCAGCTACGGCTTCATCTCCCAGTTCAAGCTTGTGCTCAACATCCACCCGTCCCTCCTCCCCTTCGCCGGCGGCAAGGGGATGTACGGCATGCGCGTCCACATGGAGGTGTACAGAGCTGGGGTGAGGGTGACCGGCCCCACTGTGCACGTCGTGGACGAGTCTGTGGACGGCGGCCCCGTTGTGGACCAGTGGCCTGTTTACATAGGCGACGTGTACAGCCTACCCCTCAGCCGCGACGAGAAGATCCAAATCATCGCGGATCGCGTGTTGATTTTTGAACACAGGCTCTACTCCAGAGTTCTCCAGGCGGTGGCGGACGGCCTCCTGGAGCTCTACGAAGAAACTGTCAAGGTCCCCGTGGTTGTGGAAGAGGGCGGGAGGCTTAGGGTGGAGGAGGCGGAGCATAGGGTAAAGAGGGCGGTGCTCAGGGTGTGGGACGGCTGGCTTAGGGAGTGGCACGAGAGACAGAGGATCTACGTGGAGTACCAGCTCAAGGAGTGGGAGGGCAAGGCCCTAGACCTCGTCCTGCCGCCATGGTTACGTGGATGA
- a CDS encoding bifunctional 5,10-methylenetetrahydrofolate dehydrogenase/5,10-methenyltetrahydrofolate cyclohydrolase: MVTWMRGEELHRRAREWAREHVKRLEEVGVTPKLAVLLLHDDPVELATQRRFVSLKARDVREVGGEVEVYELHEVPPERRTKEALRLLDSLNKRDDVTGILIQKPLPPYVDEEALFQKLAPEKDVDALTPESKKKLLTRFDLDRDVLPCTPAGILELFRMYGVEVRGMDVVVVGKGELVGKPLAVMLMQLDATVTVLHALSKEREPYVRRADIVISAVGRPPELYRDNPWRLTGDMVKEGAVVVGVGGKVDPATGRWYFDVDERSVAEKASLLTPNIGGVGLATRARVLKNLIRTTYQVARAAVSSRIVGGP, from the coding sequence ATGGTTACGTGGATGAGGGGGGAGGAGCTACACCGCCGCGCCAGGGAGTGGGCTAGGGAGCACGTGAAGAGGCTGGAGGAGGTGGGCGTCACCCCCAAGCTCGCCGTCCTCCTCCTCCACGACGATCCCGTGGAGCTGGCCACCCAGAGGCGCTTCGTGTCGCTGAAGGCTAGAGACGTCAGGGAGGTGGGGGGCGAGGTGGAGGTGTATGAACTACACGAGGTGCCGCCTGAGCGCCGCACCAAGGAGGCCCTGCGGTTGCTGGACAGCCTAAACAAGAGGGACGACGTGACGGGGATACTCATACAGAAGCCCCTCCCGCCCTACGTCGACGAGGAGGCTCTCTTCCAGAAGCTGGCCCCGGAGAAGGACGTGGACGCCCTGACGCCGGAGAGCAAGAAGAAGTTGCTAACCCGCTTTGACCTCGACAGAGACGTCCTGCCCTGCACCCCTGCGGGCATCCTGGAGCTGTTTAGGATGTACGGCGTGGAGGTGAGGGGGATGGACGTGGTGGTTGTGGGGAAGGGGGAGCTGGTGGGGAAGCCCCTCGCCGTGATGCTCATGCAGCTAGACGCCACTGTGACGGTGCTCCACGCCCTCTCCAAGGAGAGGGAGCCCTACGTGAGGCGGGCGGATATCGTGATCTCCGCAGTGGGGAGGCCTCCGGAGCTCTACCGCGACAACCCCTGGCGCCTCACAGGAGACATGGTGAAGGAGGGAGCCGTGGTGGTTGGCGTAGGCGGGAAGGTAGACCCGGCGACGGGGAGGTGGTACTTCGACGTAGACGAGAGGTCTGTGGCTGAGAAGGCCTCTCTCCTAACCCCCAACATAGGGGGCGTGGGCCTCGCCACTAGGGCCAGGGTGTTGAAAAACCTCATAAGAACCACCTACCAAGTGGCTAGGGCCGCGGTGTCCTCTAGAATCGTCGGGGGGCCGTGA
- the purQ gene encoding phosphoribosylformylglycinamidine synthase I — MRIAVLKFPGTNGDYDVVRALELAGIPGEVVWYRDYRPGVYDAVVLAGGFSYGDRLRAGAVAAASEAVQRLREDVDNGVPVLGICNGFQILTEAGILPGVLAPNDPPGFVSKWIPVKVVDRDTPFTFMYEEGEVVYMPVAHAEGRYVPSGPYRAVFKYVENVNGSFDNVAGVARGPVLGLMPHPERAVDPHISRRGTGGLKLWLSLKKWLRG, encoded by the coding sequence ATGAGGATCGCCGTGTTGAAGTTCCCCGGCACCAACGGGGACTACGACGTGGTGAGGGCGCTGGAGCTGGCGGGGATCCCGGGGGAGGTGGTTTGGTACAGAGACTACAGGCCGGGGGTCTACGACGCGGTGGTGCTGGCCGGGGGGTTTAGCTACGGGGATAGGCTGAGGGCCGGCGCCGTGGCCGCCGCCAGCGAGGCCGTCCAGCGCCTCCGGGAGGACGTCGACAACGGGGTGCCGGTCCTCGGGATATGCAACGGCTTCCAGATACTCACAGAGGCCGGCATCCTCCCGGGCGTCCTGGCTCCCAACGACCCGCCGGGCTTCGTCTCAAAATGGATACCTGTGAAGGTAGTGGACCGGGACACCCCCTTCACCTTTATGTACGAGGAGGGGGAGGTGGTGTACATGCCGGTGGCCCACGCCGAGGGGAGGTACGTGCCGTCCGGCCCATACCGCGCAGTGTTTAAATACGTGGAGAACGTCAACGGCTCCTTCGACAACGTGGCCGGCGTGGCGCGGGGGCCTGTGCTGGGCCTCATGCCCCACCCAGAGAGGGCGGTGGACCCCCACATCTCCCGGAGGGGGACGGGGGGCCTCAAGCTGTGGCTGAGCCTCAAGAAGTGGCTGAGGGGTTAA